A genomic window from Nicotiana sylvestris chromosome 11, ASM39365v2, whole genome shotgun sequence includes:
- the LOC104232964 gene encoding uncharacterized protein yields MDIFRKAKAVRFKSHLDKYLVADDDQENTRQSRNGSSRKSRWLVELVEGNNHLIRLKSCHGKYLLASDVAFLLGMTGNKVTQTSPENTNDLRIEWEPIRDGFQVKLKAFGGRYLRANGGTPPWRNSVTHDSPHTASTHNWILWNVETVDIPENEMLTDYLSMVSSFSSVSDELSGLDMGSPVMSTRSSFSSSPKIPKSIIKKPAMDLFYKAKAVRLRSYHDKYLTAEEDEETVIQDRDGASKNATWTVEFINNNSEKNIIRLKSFYGKYLTASNQRFLLGMTGRKVLQTLPKRLDSSVEWEPIREGNQVKLKTRYGQFLRANDSIPPWRNSVTHNIPHRTSTQDWVLWDVDVVEILVHSPAPKPPPPLIPHEESVAASESSSPSFVSSASPASFSRQESGEFLASSLMKFGDGRLIYYHIADEYGEINEGVEGLCIPFKGNSVEELTKTLEEETGLEDITVCTKSPLNGKLYPLRLQLPPNNANMDVIVVPSGLI; encoded by the exons ATGGATATATTTCGCAAAGCCAAGGCCGTAAGATTCAAGAGTCATCTGGACAAGTACCTAGTTGCAGATGATGATCAAGAAAACACTCGTCAGAGCCGCAACGGCTCGTCGAGAAAATCACGGTGGCTGGTGGAGCTTGTCGAAGGAAACAACCACCTTATCCGACTCAAGAGTTGTCATGGCAAGTACCTCTTGGCTTCTGATGTTGCATTTCTTCTTGGTATGACGGGAAACaaggttactcagacttcacctgAAAATACGAACGACTTGAGAATTGAATGGGAACCAATAAGGGATGGATTTCAAGTGAAATTAAAGGCTTTTGGTGGAAGATATTTACGTGCAAATGGTGGGACACCACCGTGGAGAAATTCTGTCACACATGATAGTCCTCACACTGCGTCTACACATAATTGGATTTTATGGAACGTGGAAACTGTTGATATACCGGAAAATGAAATGTTGACAGATTATTTATCGATGGTTTCGAGCTTTTCGTCGGTTTCCGATGAACTTTCGGGCTTGGATATGGGATCTCCGGTCATGAGTACACGTTCAAGCTTCTCTTCCTCGCCAAAGATACCAAAG AGTATTATCAAAAAACCAGCAATGGACCTCTTTTACAAGGCTAAAGCAGTTCGCCTAAGAAGCTACCACGACAAATACTTAACAgcagaagaagatgaagaaacagTAATCCAAGATCGAGATGGTGCATCCAAGAATGCAACATGGACAGTAGAATTCATCAACAACAATTCTGAAAAAAATATCATACGTCTCAAGAGTTTTTATGGCAAGTACCTTACTGCTTCTAACCAGAGATTTCTTTTAGGAATGACGGGGAGGAAAGTGTTACAAACCCTGCCAAAAAGACTTGATTCTTCAGTTGAATGGGAACCCATTAGAGAAGGGAATCAAGTGAAGCTTAAGACAAGATATGGTCAGTTCTTGAGAGCTAATGATAGTATTCCACCTTGGAGAAATTCAGTTACACATAATATACCTCATCGTACTTCAACTCAAGATTGGGTTTTATGGGATGTTGATGTGGTCGAAATCTTGGTTCATTCTCCTGCTCCTAAGCCTCCTCCACCGTTGATTCCTCACGAGGAATCGGTTGCTGCTTCTGAATCTAGTTCACCATCATTTGTTTCCTCAGCATCCCCGGCCAGCTTTTCTAGACAAGAG TCAGGAGAGTTTTTGGCTAGTTCATTGATGAAGTTTGGAGATGGGAGGCTGATATATTATCATATTGCGGACGAATATGGAGAAATCAATGAGGGAGTGGAGGGGCTTTGCATACCTTTCAAGGGAAACAGTGTTGAGGAGCTGACAAagacattggaagaagaaactgGGCTTGAGGACATTACTGTGTGTACTAAGAGTCCTTTGAATGGAAAACTTTACCCTCTTCGTCTGCAGCTTCCTCCCAACAATGCAAATATGGATGTCATTGTTGTACCATCTGGCCTCATCTAA